The Nocardia vinacea genome contains the following window.
GGGCCAGGTCCACATGGATTCCTGGTCGACCGGCCGCATCGCCCTCGTCGGCGACGCTGCCTATTGCGCCTCGCCCGCATCCGGAGCCGGTGCCGAACTCGCCCTCGTCGGTGCCTACCGGCTCGCCGGTGCACTCGCCGCCGCGCACGGCGACCACTGCGCCGGTTTTCGCCGCTACGAGCAGAGCCACCGCGCACTGGTCGACCGCAAACAGCAAATCGGACCGAACCTGCGGCTGATGGTGCCGAAAACCCGCTCGGGCATGGCAATTCGGAACACCCTCACGCGGCTGCCCGTGCTGGAGTCCATGGCAGGTATGGAACGCATCATGGCGTCGAAGACGAACGAGTCCTTGCCGGAATATCCGGAGATTCCGGTCACTGCCAAGGCGTGCCGTCCGGCGTAGGGTGCCGACCATGGGGTTCATCTCGCACTACTGCCGCGACCTGGATGGCAATTCGGTGGAGATCGCGGTATATCCGGACCAGGTCTGAGCTCAGCGGCGCAGGAATTCCAGGGTGGCGCGTTCGAAGGCCGCCTTGGCCTCGATCATGACCCAGTGCCCGCTGTTCGGGAACACATGCAGTTCCGCATTGGGAATCTGCCGCATCGGCACCAGCGCCATATCGGGCGGGCTGACCCGGTCGTCCAGCCCCCAGGTGAGCAGGGTCGGGCATTGCACCTTGTGCAGCATCGACCAATAGGGCGGCGTATTCGAATTCGCCAGGAATTTCTGCTGCATGGCCCACGCGGCCGAGCTGTACATCATGGCGGCGGTCTGCTGAGTATCCGGATGCTGCGCGGCCGCCCAGCGTTCCTCGATGATCTCATCGGTGATCACCGCGGGGTCGTAGACCATGGCCCGCAACCAGCGCAGCAACTTGTCCCGCTCGGGTTTGTCGGCGAATTCCTGCAGCAGCCGAATCCCCTCGCTCGGACTGGAGCTGAAGATATT
Protein-coding sequences here:
- a CDS encoding alpha/beta fold hydrolase codes for the protein MDVTYEGTKRELITDQGVLRYHEAGDGPPLLLLHGSGIGVNGWRNYRGNLAVFAEHFHCYILEFPGFGVSDPVDGHPVLTAGAAVLRFMDGLGIESAAMVGNSMGGVVAANLAIQHPQRVRKLVTIGGIGPNIFSSSPSEGIRLLQEFADKPERDKLLRWLRAMVYDPAVITDEIIEERWAAAQHPDTQQTAAMMYSSAAWAMQQKFLANSNTPPYWSMLHKVQCPTLLTWGLDDRVSPPDMALVPMRQIPNAELHVFPNSGHWVMIEAKAAFERATLEFLRR